Proteins from one Kazachstania africana CBS 2517 chromosome 1, complete genome genomic window:
- the BUD6 gene encoding formin-mediated actin nucleation enhancer (similar to Saccharomyces cerevisiae BUD6 (YLR319C); ancestral locus Anc_4.135) produces the protein MSSSNEELSRSTSNSVRSSMSVETTVTKLLMSTKHLLQVLTQWSKGAATGKMVSDAYVQLGNDFKLVTKFFTHSDIDVSDLGDVPMELRKVLEVTLREPASDDTLNKFLPSIRTIIVSLLDRLKVKQAELKILKQEHRAFRNSHKQKSSVSTVTISPTSSISQQKPSNVTGSNDQIQKGSKKDTIENEQPTNGSQDTENQDNRGSKDEDALAQLKKGTNLERRASKRYSAYHMARLTNQSTTEAAAAAAVAAASVPSSVSSTLLQVPKDDFKTSVDSNTEKKAAAGNDAMEQEDTYTLFLSLYDKTKRCHIPKITTMNGLRLLFVELFAYSPGGDTFPDIYVRDPNYSVFYELDEHSISNLKDGSILKLRLESESTSAKDTISGISKIIKEEIMKSQNEILNNLKSYNAFPAIAPALSIERTPSNGSAASSGTLKNVKHELAIIKQLQKDNKSEMEKVVQNIIGKINKFKETPVVSATGSAKAYMEKSQSELGQVSDGLLSRVDDLQDIIEILRKDVAERGARPSKKKLESLAKDLKKAEVDLNKMQQFIDTEKPQWKRIWEAELDKVCEEQQFLTLQEDLIMDLNEDLNKAQETYNLIDLCFQEQEKNPQKVKVNPILPILKPGTFGQVREQVMLAVQSINPNYDSRIDALEKAEKLWEKEKQYKEDTAFRDELGRFVESSSLKKSGGVEEIEKVRKQKDEENLRAVFGTNI, from the coding sequence ATGTCAAGCAGTAATGAAGAGTTATCGAGGTCGACGTCTAATTCAGTGAGGTCTTCAATGAGTGTGGAAACCACAGTGACGAAGTTGTTGATGTCCACTAAGCATTTGTTGCAGGTTCTAACTCAGTGGTCCAAAGGTGCAGCTACGGGGAAGATGGTTTCTGATGCTTACGTTCAGCTGGGGAATGATTTCAAACTGGTCACAAAGTTCTTTACTCATTCAGATATCGATGTGTCAGATCTAGGAGATGTTCCCATGGAGCTACGTAAAGTACTAGAAGTGACTCTAAGAGAACCAGCTTCTGATGACACTCtgaataaatttcttcctAGTATAAGGACAATTATTGTCAGCCTCTTGGACAGGCTAAAAGTAAAGCAAGCTgagttgaaaattttgaaacaagaaCACCGTGCATTTAGGAATAGCCATAAGCAAAAATCATCTGTATCTACGGTGACTATTTCGCCTACCTCATCTATATCGCAGCAAAAACCTTCCAATGTAACGGGCTCGAACGATCAAATACAAAAAGGTAGTAAAAAGGatactattgaaaatgaacaGCCGACTAACGGATCGCAAGATACTGAGAATCAGGATAACAGAGGCTctaaagatgaagatgctTTAGCACAACTTAAAAAGGGAACCAATTTAGAGAGACGAGCATCAAAAAGATACTCAGCATATCATATGGCAAGATTGACAAATCAGTCCACAACCGAGGCCGCAGCTGCGGCTGCTGTAGCTGCAGCCTCAGTTCCATCATCAGTATCAAGTACATTGTTGCAAGTACCAAAGGACGACTTTAAGACATCGGTGGACTCCAACACAGAAAAGAAAGCTGCAGCTGGCAATGATGCCATGGAACAGGAAGACACTTACACCCTGTTTTTAAGTTTGTATGACAAAACTAAACGCTGTCACATCCCAAAAATAACCACAATGAATGGGTTACGTCTTTTATTTGTTGAGTTATTTGCATATTCTCCTGGAGGTGATACTTTCCCTGACATCTATGTACGTGACCCCAATTATTCGGTCTTCTACGAACTAGATGAACATAGCATATCTAACTTAAAAGATGGCTCTATTTTGAAGCTTCGCTTGGAATCTGAGTCTACTTCAGCAAAGGATACAATATCAGGTATATCgaaaattataaaagaGGAAATTATGAAGTCACAGAAcgaaattttaaataacCTGAAAAGTTATAACGCATTTCCAGCTATAGCACCTGCTCTTTCAATAGAAAGAACACCCTCTAATGGATCTGCTGCAAGCAGTGgtactttgaaaaatgtcaaGCATGAACTTGCAATAATCAAGCAGTTAcaaaaagataataaaagCGAAATGGAGAAGGTAGTGCAAAATATCATAGGTAAAATtaacaaattcaaagaaaccCCAGTCGTTTCCGCTACTGGTTCAGCAAAGGCATATATGGAGAAGTCTCAGTCCGAACTTGGTCAAGTTTCAGATGGTTTATTGAGTCGGGTTGACGATTTACAGgatatcattgaaattcttAGAAAAGATGTAGCGGAACGTGGTGCCAGAccttcaaagaagaaactagAATCCCTAgcaaaagatttgaaaaaggcAGAAGtagatttgaataaaatgcAGCAATTCATTGATACTGAAAAGCCGCAGTGGAAAAGAATTTGGGAAGCTGAGCTTGACAAAGTCTGTGAAGAACAGCAGTTCTTGACATTACAAGAAGATCTTATTATGGATCTTAACGAAGATCTGAACAAGGCACAAGAAACatataatttgattgaCCTATGTTTCCAAGAGCAAGAGAAGAATCCCCAAAAAGTAAAAGTAAATCCAATTTTGCCTATTCTGAAACCAGGAACATTTGGTCAAGTAAGAGAGCAAGTTATGTTAGCGGTCCAATCCATTAATCCAAATTATGATAGTAGAATAGATGCGCTGGAGAAGGCAGAGAAACTGTgggaaaaagaaaagcaatATAAAGAAGATACTGCATTTCGTGATGAATTAGGACGTTTTGTGGAAAGTTCAAGTTTGAAGAAGTCAGGCGGGGTAGAGGAGATTGAAAAGGTTAGGAAACAAAAGGATGAGGAAAACCTCCGTGCAGTCTTTGGTACAAACATTTAG